A region of Rhodospirillales bacterium DNA encodes the following proteins:
- a CDS encoding DsbE family thiol:disulfide interchange protein: MSGRWLFALPLAMLVIMAGFFGYALTQNRNPADIGTALVGKPAPVVDLAPLRDGAPRLSSADWKGHVTVVSFFASWCAPCQIEHPLLLRLARDGVRVHGINYRNKPDEAKAWLAKLGDPYERIGVDADGRGGVEFGISGIPETLVIDKSGVIRLHLRRPLTPADVTDAILPLLKELAK; the protein is encoded by the coding sequence ATGTCCGGACGCTGGCTCTTCGCCCTGCCGCTGGCGATGCTCGTCATCATGGCCGGCTTCTTCGGCTACGCGCTGACGCAGAACCGCAATCCCGCCGACATCGGCACGGCGCTGGTCGGCAAGCCGGCGCCGGTGGTCGATCTGGCGCCGTTGCGCGACGGCGCCCCGCGGCTGAGCTCGGCGGATTGGAAGGGCCACGTCACTGTCGTGAGTTTCTTCGCGTCGTGGTGCGCGCCCTGCCAGATCGAGCATCCCCTGCTGCTCCGCCTGGCGCGCGACGGCGTGCGCGTGCACGGAATCAACTACCGCAACAAGCCGGACGAGGCGAAGGCGTGGCTGGCCAAGCTCGGCGACCCCTACGAGCGGATCGGCGTCGACGCCGACGGGCGCGGCGGGGTCGAGTTCGGCATCAGCGGCATTCCCGAGACTTTGGTGATCGACAAGTCCGGCGTGATCCGCCTGCACCTGCGCCGGCCGCTGACGCCGGCCGACGTCACCGACGCGATCCTGCCGCTGCTGAAGGAGCTGGCGAAGTGA
- a CDS encoding cytochrome c-type biogenesis protein CcmH gives MLAAGASALDPSEMLADRALEARARAISAQVRCLVCQNQSIDDSSAEIARDMRQAIRERLTKGDADDQVLTYLRSRYGDYVLLKPPFDGRTWLMWLGGPLALALAGGLLWHRGRRGVGATPAAPAALSAEERQRVEALLKDGGGAP, from the coding sequence ATGCTGGCCGCCGGCGCGTCGGCGCTCGATCCGTCGGAGATGCTGGCCGACCGCGCGCTCGAGGCGCGCGCGCGCGCGATCTCGGCGCAGGTCCGCTGCCTCGTCTGCCAGAACCAGTCGATCGACGATTCCAGCGCCGAGATCGCGCGCGACATGCGCCAGGCGATCCGCGAGCGCCTGACCAAGGGCGACGCCGACGACCAGGTCCTGACCTATCTGCGGTCGCGCTACGGCGACTACGTGCTGTTGAAACCGCCGTTCGACGGCCGCACGTGGCTGATGTGGCTGGGCGGGCCGCTGGCGCTGGCGTTGGCCGGCGGCTTGCTGTGGCATCGCGGCCGCCGGGGAGTTGGCGCGACCCCCGCCGCGCCGGCCGCGCTCTCCGCCGAGGAGCGCCAGCGGGTCGAGGCGCTGCTCAAGGACGGCGGCGGCGCGCCATGA
- the ccmI gene encoding c-type cytochrome biogenesis protein CcmI — protein MMLPFALALMTAAAIAALLMPLLRRRFDASRRVDHDVAIYRDQLAEVERDRASGTLDEARADAAKAEIERRLLAAADADAREAPIEVAPRRFLPTAVAILVPLVALGVYFQIGHPELPGQPFAERRIPATPAGPGAEPAIMKTVRDLRERVTRDPKDADAWLALGRLQLQVGRSADAAESFRQGRAAAPARADIVSALGEALVFEADGVVTPAAKETFTAALGIDPKTAGARYYLGLGEAQAGDSRAALTRWLALEAESPDDAPWLATLLREIDRVAKQSGIDPKSIRPDRKTRTPRDPGMPQPGEDDVKRMEKLSPQERDATIRGMVDGLAERLKSTPDDVEGWRRLARARAVLGEHAQAAEAYARADKLKPDDPATLSAWVESRLRLDQSGQADARRRSRCCAASKPPHRTAAWPVLPRPGRGRGGRQARRHRAPAPASGYDARRNADARRHRQEAARARRQMNGAGRMSDTTTLDAPSTTPAKAPVRTLERSLRRAVKGEVMFDAASRGRYATDASIYQIDPIGVVVPRDEDDLRAVVDVARDLRIPLLPRGAGTSQCGQTVGEALVVDCTKHLREVTAFDKERATVTVQPGLVLDHLNAFLKPHGLWYPVDVSTSAQCTLGGMAGNNSCGSRSIRYGNMVHNVAAIDAILADGSEARFGPLGDVEADPVVQRIADAARALATRERDEIERMFPKVLRRVAGYNLDIFHPQSERPYTTDNSVNLAHLLVGSEGTLAVTRRLTLNLSPLPRHKTLGVVNFPSFRKAMEAAQHIVTLRPVAVELVDRTMIELARANPAFRPVIEDALVGSPDAILLVEFAGEEREPQLRDLKRLVELMADLGLPGGVVEMTDAARQSALWEVRKAGLNIMMSMKGDGKPVSFIEDCAVPLEHLADYTSRLTDVFTKHGTRGTWYAHASVGTLHVRPILDMRRDGAAKMRAIAEEASAMVREYKGAYSGEHGDGLVRSEWVGWQFGPRLTAAFGGIKDLFDPHGILNPGKIVRPSRMDDRALFRFKPDYKPAEIRTALDWSAWDVQNDPRTEELTAPGSGGDPAGGFAKAVDMCNNNGTCRKFDAGTMCPSFRVTRDEKHLTRGRANTLRLALSGQLGPEALTSEAMRETMDLCVSCKGCKRDCPTGVDMARMKVEFQHHYKARHGHTLRDRLVAHLPRYAHWGARLPWLFNLRDTLPGAAALSERIAGFSAKRSLPRWRGDTFLGGLSFARGADGKVAPQCEGDAGEVVLFADTFNNAFEAETADDALAVLKAAGYTVHIALPVEGDRRPLCCGRTYLATGMVDQAKAEARRMIDAVLPFVERGVKVVGLEPSCLLSLRDEHTAMGFGDAAERIAGSSFLFEEFLARERKAGRAALALKPIAPKTALLHGHCHQKAFGAMPATQEVLGWIPELTVKTIESSCCGMAGSFGYEAAHHETSMAMAELSLLPAVRAAGADALIVADGTSCRHQIQDGAGRDAVHVARVLAMALA, from the coding sequence ATGATGCTGCCCTTCGCGCTGGCGTTGATGACGGCCGCCGCGATCGCGGCGCTGCTGATGCCGCTGCTGCGCCGCCGGTTCGACGCGTCGCGCCGCGTCGACCACGACGTGGCGATCTACCGCGACCAGCTCGCCGAGGTCGAACGTGACCGCGCCAGCGGGACTCTCGACGAGGCGCGGGCCGACGCCGCCAAGGCCGAGATCGAACGCCGTCTGCTGGCCGCGGCCGACGCCGACGCGCGCGAGGCGCCGATCGAGGTGGCGCCGCGCCGCTTCCTGCCGACGGCGGTCGCGATCCTCGTGCCTCTCGTCGCGCTGGGCGTCTATTTCCAGATCGGCCACCCCGAACTGCCCGGCCAGCCCTTCGCCGAGCGCAGGATCCCCGCCACCCCGGCCGGACCCGGCGCCGAGCCGGCGATCATGAAGACCGTGCGCGATCTGCGCGAACGGGTGACACGCGACCCCAAGGACGCCGACGCATGGCTGGCGCTGGGCCGCCTGCAATTGCAGGTCGGGCGTTCGGCCGACGCCGCCGAATCGTTCCGCCAGGGCCGCGCCGCGGCGCCGGCCCGCGCGGACATCGTGTCGGCGCTGGGCGAGGCGCTGGTGTTCGAGGCCGACGGGGTGGTGACGCCGGCGGCCAAGGAAACGTTCACCGCCGCGCTCGGGATCGATCCAAAGACGGCCGGCGCCCGCTACTATCTCGGCCTCGGCGAGGCGCAGGCCGGCGATTCGCGGGCGGCGCTCACGCGCTGGCTGGCGCTGGAGGCCGAGTCGCCCGACGACGCGCCGTGGCTGGCGACGCTGCTGCGCGAGATCGACCGGGTCGCGAAGCAATCCGGCATCGATCCGAAATCGATCCGGCCGGACCGCAAGACGCGGACCCCGCGCGATCCCGGCATGCCGCAGCCCGGCGAGGACGACGTCAAGCGGATGGAGAAGCTCTCGCCGCAGGAGCGCGACGCGACGATCCGCGGCATGGTCGACGGCCTCGCCGAACGTTTGAAAAGCACGCCCGACGACGTCGAGGGCTGGCGCCGGCTGGCCCGCGCGCGGGCGGTGCTGGGCGAGCATGCGCAGGCCGCCGAGGCCTACGCCCGCGCCGACAAGTTGAAGCCCGACGATCCCGCGACCTTGTCCGCGTGGGTCGAGTCGCGGTTGCGGCTCGACCAGTCCGGGCAAGCTGACGCCCGGAGACGATCGCGCTGCTGCGCCGCCTCGAAGCCGCCTCACCGGACAGCGGCCTGGCCTGTTCTTCCTCGCCCAGGTCGCGGAAGAGGCGGGCGACAAGCCCGGCGCCATCGCGCGCCTGCGCCGGCTTCAGGCTATGATGCCCGAAGGAACGCCGACGCGCGGCGCCATCGACAAGAGGCTGCGCGCGCTCGAAGGCAAATGAACGGGGCGGGACGCATGTCCGACACGACCACCCTCGACGCGCCGTCGACGACGCCGGCCAAGGCGCCGGTCCGGACCTTGGAGCGCAGCCTGCGCCGCGCGGTGAAGGGCGAGGTGATGTTCGACGCCGCCTCGCGCGGCCGCTACGCCACCGACGCCTCGATCTACCAGATCGATCCGATCGGCGTGGTCGTGCCGCGCGACGAGGACGATCTACGCGCCGTGGTCGACGTGGCGCGCGATCTGCGGATCCCGCTGCTGCCGCGCGGCGCCGGCACCTCGCAGTGCGGGCAGACCGTCGGCGAGGCGCTGGTGGTCGATTGCACGAAGCATCTGCGCGAGGTGACGGCGTTCGACAAGGAGCGCGCCACGGTCACGGTGCAGCCCGGCCTCGTGCTCGACCACCTCAACGCGTTCCTAAAGCCGCACGGCCTCTGGTATCCGGTCGACGTCTCGACCTCGGCGCAGTGCACGCTGGGCGGCATGGCGGGCAACAACTCCTGCGGCAGCCGCTCGATCCGCTACGGCAACATGGTGCACAACGTCGCCGCCATCGACGCGATCCTGGCCGACGGCTCGGAGGCGCGTTTCGGTCCGCTGGGCGATGTCGAGGCCGATCCCGTGGTCCAGCGCATCGCCGACGCCGCCCGCGCGCTGGCGACGCGCGAGCGCGACGAGATCGAACGGATGTTCCCGAAGGTGCTGCGCCGGGTCGCCGGCTACAACCTCGACATCTTCCATCCGCAGAGCGAGCGGCCCTACACGACCGACAACTCCGTCAATCTCGCGCATCTGCTGGTCGGCAGCGAGGGCACCCTGGCGGTCACCCGGCGGCTGACGCTGAACCTGAGCCCGCTGCCCCGGCACAAGACGCTGGGCGTGGTGAACTTCCCGAGCTTCCGCAAAGCGATGGAGGCGGCGCAGCACATCGTCACGCTGCGGCCGGTCGCGGTCGAACTGGTCGACCGCACGATGATCGAGCTGGCGCGCGCCAATCCCGCCTTCCGGCCGGTGATCGAGGACGCGCTGGTCGGATCGCCCGACGCGATCCTGCTGGTCGAGTTCGCGGGCGAGGAGCGCGAGCCGCAGCTGCGCGATCTCAAGCGGCTGGTCGAACTGATGGCCGACCTCGGCCTGCCCGGCGGCGTGGTGGAGATGACCGACGCCGCGCGCCAGAGCGCGCTGTGGGAGGTGCGCAAGGCCGGTCTCAACATCATGATGTCGATGAAGGGCGACGGAAAGCCGGTCTCCTTCATCGAGGATTGCGCCGTCCCGCTGGAGCACCTCGCCGACTACACCTCGCGCCTGACCGACGTCTTCACGAAGCACGGCACGCGCGGCACGTGGTACGCGCACGCCTCGGTCGGCACCTTGCACGTGCGCCCGATCCTCGACATGCGGCGCGACGGCGCCGCCAAGATGCGCGCCATCGCCGAGGAGGCCTCGGCGATGGTGCGCGAGTACAAGGGCGCGTATTCCGGCGAGCACGGCGACGGGCTGGTGCGCAGCGAATGGGTGGGCTGGCAGTTCGGTCCGCGGCTGACGGCGGCGTTCGGCGGGATCAAGGATCTGTTCGATCCGCACGGCATCCTCAACCCCGGCAAGATCGTGCGGCCGTCCAGGATGGACGACCGCGCGCTGTTCCGCTTCAAGCCCGACTACAAGCCGGCGGAGATCCGCACCGCGTTGGACTGGTCGGCGTGGGACGTCCAGAACGATCCGCGCACCGAGGAATTGACCGCGCCCGGCAGCGGCGGCGATCCGGCCGGCGGCTTCGCCAAGGCCGTCGACATGTGCAACAATAACGGCACCTGCCGGAAGTTCGACGCCGGCACGATGTGCCCGAGCTTCCGCGTCACCCGGGACGAGAAGCACCTCACGCGGGGACGCGCCAACACGCTGCGGCTGGCGCTGTCGGGACAGCTCGGACCGGAGGCGCTCACCTCCGAGGCGATGCGCGAGACGATGGATTTGTGCGTCTCGTGCAAGGGCTGCAAGCGCGACTGCCCGACCGGCGTCGACATGGCGCGGATGAAGGTCGAGTTCCAGCACCACTACAAGGCACGCCACGGCCATACGCTGCGCGACCGGCTGGTGGCGCATCTGCCGCGCTACGCCCATTGGGGCGCGCGCCTGCCGTGGCTGTTCAATCTGCGCGACACGCTGCCTGGCGCGGCGGCCCTGTCTGAGAGGATCGCGGGCTTCTCGGCCAAGCGGTCGTTGCCGCGGTGGCGCGGCGACACGTTCCTCGGCGGCCTGAGTTTCGCGCGCGGCGCCGACGGCAAGGTGGCGCCGCAATGCGAGGGCGACGCCGGTGAGGTGGTGCTGTTCGCCGACACGTTCAACAACGCTTTCGAGGCCGAGACCGCCGATGACGCGCTCGCGGTGCTGAAGGCCGCTGGCTACACCGTGCATATCGCGCTGCCGGTCGAAGGCGACCGCCGGCCGTTGTGCTGCGGCCGCACCTATCTCGCGACCGGCATGGTCGACCAGGCCAAGGCCGAGGCGCGGCGCATGATCGACGCGGTGCTGCCGTTCGTCGAGCGCGGCGTGAAGGTGGTGGGGCTGGAGCCGTCCTGCCTGCTGTCGCTGCGCGACGAACACACCGCGATGGGCTTCGGCGACGCCGCGGAGCGCATCGCCGGGTCCAGCTTCCTGTTCGAGGAGTTCCTGGCGCGCGAGCGCAAGGCCGGCCGCGCCGCGCTGGCGCTCAAGCCGATCGCGCCGAAGACCGCGCTGCTGCACGGCCACTGCCACCAGAAGGCGTTCGGCGCGATGCCGGCGACGCAGGAGGTGCTGGGCTGGATCCCGGAGCTGACGGTCAAGACGATCGAGTCGAGCTGCTGCGGCATGGCCGGCAGCTTCGGTTACGAGGCGGCGCACCACGAGACGTCGATGGCGATGGCCGAGCTCTCGCTGCTGCCGGCCGTGCGCGCGGCCGGGGCCGACGCGTTGATCGTCGCCGACGGCACGTCGTGCCGCCACCAGATCCAAGACGGCGCCGGCCGGGACGCCGTCCACGTGGCGCGCGTGCTGGCGATGGCGCTGGCGTAG
- the rho gene encoding transcription termination factor Rho, whose amino-acid sequence MHLSELKKKTPAELLAMGEEFQIENAPNLRKQELMYAILKRMADADQAIFGLGTLEVLPDGFGFLRSIESNYLPGPDDIYLGPAQIRRLGLRTGDTVDGEIRAPKDGERYFALSKINGVNGEDPEKVRHRVNFDNLTPLYPDEKLNLEKETIGYTPADKVLEEAGAAKVSTAGRVSSAPTAGSGTSLTASAAATRRAGTLTAAAAAKKAAAAPTMQQQDISTRVIDLIAPIGKGQRALIVAPPRTGKTVLLQNIAHAITDNNPECVLIVLLIDERPEEVTDMARSVKGEVVSSTFDEPATRHVAVAEMVIEKAKRLVEHKKDVVILLDSITRLARAYNTIVPTSGKVLSGGVDANALQRPKRFFGAARNIEEGGSLTIVATALIDTGSRMDEVIFEEFKGTGNSEIILDRKVADKRTFPAIDITRSGTRKEELLVDRATLSKMWVLRRILSPMGPVDAIEFLLDKLRTSKNNQDFFSSMNQ is encoded by the coding sequence ATGCATCTCAGCGAACTGAAGAAAAAGACTCCGGCCGAACTGCTCGCCATGGGCGAGGAGTTCCAGATCGAGAACGCGCCGAACCTGCGCAAGCAGGAGCTGATGTACGCCATCCTCAAGCGGATGGCCGACGCCGACCAGGCGATCTTCGGCCTCGGCACCCTGGAGGTGCTGCCCGACGGGTTCGGCTTCCTGCGCTCGATCGAGTCCAACTACCTGCCGGGTCCCGACGACATCTACCTCGGCCCGGCCCAGATCCGGCGCCTCGGCCTGCGCACCGGCGACACCGTCGACGGCGAGATCCGCGCCCCGAAGGACGGCGAGCGCTACTTCGCGCTCAGCAAGATCAACGGCGTCAACGGCGAGGATCCCGAGAAGGTCCGCCACCGCGTCAATTTCGACAACCTGACGCCGCTCTATCCCGACGAGAAGCTGAACCTCGAGAAGGAGACGATCGGCTACACCCCGGCCGACAAGGTCCTCGAGGAGGCCGGCGCCGCCAAGGTCTCGACCGCCGGCCGCGTCAGCAGCGCGCCGACCGCCGGCTCGGGCACGTCGCTCACCGCGTCCGCCGCCGCCACGCGCCGCGCCGGCACCCTGACCGCCGCCGCCGCCGCCAAGAAGGCCGCCGCCGCGCCGACCATGCAGCAGCAGGACATCAGCACCCGCGTGATCGACCTGATCGCGCCGATCGGCAAGGGCCAGCGCGCCCTGATCGTGGCGCCGCCGCGCACCGGCAAGACGGTGCTGCTGCAGAACATCGCCCACGCGATCACCGACAACAATCCGGAATGCGTGCTGATCGTGCTGCTGATCGACGAGCGGCCGGAGGAGGTCACCGACATGGCCCGCTCGGTCAAGGGCGAGGTCGTGTCCTCGACCTTCGACGAGCCCGCCACGCGCCACGTCGCGGTCGCCGAGATGGTGATCGAGAAGGCCAAACGGCTGGTCGAGCACAAGAAGGACGTCGTCATCCTGCTCGACTCGATCACGCGCCTCGCCCGTGCCTACAACACCATCGTGCCGACCAGCGGCAAGGTGCTGTCGGGCGGCGTCGACGCCAACGCCCTGCAGCGGCCGAAGCGCTTCTTCGGCGCGGCCCGCAACATCGAGGAGGGCGGTTCGCTGACCATCGTCGCCACGGCGCTGATCGACACCGGCAGCCGCATGGACGAGGTGATCTTCGAGGAGTTCAAGGGCACCGGCAACTCCGAGATCATCCTCGACCGCAAGGTGGCCGACAAACGCACCTTCCCGGCGATCGACATCACGCGCTCCGGCACCCGCAAGGAGGAGCTGCTGGTCGACCGCGCGACGCTGTCGAAGATGTGGGTGCTGCGCCGCATCCTCAGCCCGATGGGCCCGGTCGACGCCATCGAGTTCCTGCTCGACAAGCTGCGCACCAGCAAGAACAACCAGGACTTCTTCTCGTCGATGAACCAGTAG
- a CDS encoding RidA family protein, giving the protein MATTRTEFPDGTEIAGWYVRAVRAGPFVFVAGTTSLDAKGRPRGKDAAAQTRITMGKIAKALKGAGARMDDVTRLTIYCTDMRDGGAIAAEIARWFKKSRCASALIGVSQLAVSGLMVEIEATAVV; this is encoded by the coding sequence ATGGCCACCACCCGCACCGAATTCCCCGACGGCACCGAGATCGCCGGCTGGTACGTCCGCGCCGTGCGCGCGGGGCCGTTCGTGTTCGTCGCCGGCACCACCTCGCTCGACGCCAAGGGCAGACCGCGCGGCAAGGACGCCGCGGCGCAGACCCGGATCACGATGGGCAAGATCGCCAAGGCGCTGAAAGGCGCCGGCGCCCGGATGGACGACGTCACCCGCCTGACGATCTACTGCACCGATATGCGCGACGGCGGCGCCATCGCCGCCGAGATCGCGCGCTGGTTCAAGAAATCGCGCTGCGCCTCGGCCCTGATCGGCGTCTCCCAGCTCGCCGTCTCGGGCCTGATGGTCGAGATCGAGGCGACGGCGGTGGTCTGA
- a CDS encoding NAD(P)-dependent oxidoreductase — MTRSLEPPATIAFIGLGMMGKPMASRLAAAGFRLRVYDLSQQAMSEFVGAHPGALATASPKAAAQGADAIVTMLPDGKIVRRAALDGPDPIADGMGAGALLVDMSSSAPMGTAELGKALAARGLAMIDAPVSGGVRRAIDGSLAIIAGGDGGDVERAKPLLLAMGKTVFHTGAVGSGHALKALNNYLSASSLVTMCEALMVGEKFGLDPNVMADVFNSSSGMSNSTQVKAKPFVIPRNFAGGFAMALMAKDLRTAGDLAGQVGVDAPTLKAMVEMWTAAVETQGPAADHTAIFRHLGGA; from the coding sequence ATGACCAGATCGCTCGAACCGCCCGCCACCATCGCCTTCATCGGGCTGGGCATGATGGGCAAGCCGATGGCGTCGCGCCTCGCCGCCGCCGGCTTCAGGCTGCGCGTCTACGATCTGTCGCAGCAGGCGATGTCGGAATTCGTCGGCGCCCATCCCGGCGCGCTGGCGACCGCCTCGCCCAAGGCCGCGGCGCAAGGCGCCGACGCCATCGTCACCATGCTGCCGGACGGCAAGATCGTGCGCCGCGCCGCGCTCGACGGGCCCGATCCGATCGCCGACGGCATGGGCGCCGGGGCGCTGCTGGTCGACATGTCGTCGAGCGCGCCGATGGGCACGGCGGAGCTGGGCAAGGCGCTGGCGGCCCGCGGCCTGGCGATGATCGACGCGCCGGTCTCCGGCGGCGTGCGGCGCGCCATCGACGGCTCGCTGGCGATCATCGCCGGCGGCGACGGGGGCGACGTCGAGCGCGCCAAGCCGCTGCTGCTGGCCATGGGCAAGACCGTGTTCCACACCGGTGCCGTCGGCTCCGGCCACGCGCTGAAGGCGCTCAACAACTACCTCTCGGCCAGCAGCCTCGTGACGATGTGCGAGGCGCTGATGGTCGGTGAGAAGTTCGGTCTCGATCCCAACGTCATGGCCGACGTGTTCAACAGCTCCAGCGGCATGAGCAACAGCACCCAGGTCAAGGCCAAGCCGTTCGTGATCCCGCGCAACTTCGCCGGCGGATTCGCGATGGCGCTGATGGCCAAGGACCTGCGCACCGCCGGCGATCTCGCCGGCCAGGTCGGCGTCGACGCGCCGACCTTGAAGGCGATGGTCGAGATGTGGACCGCCGCCGTCGAGACGCAGGGTCCCGCCGCCGACCATACCGCGATCTTCCGCCACCTCGGCGGCGCCTAG
- a CDS encoding GNAT family N-acetyltransferase has product MARTPFTIRPARADEAAALTALCVRAKGHWGYDAAFMEMSARALAVSAADIEAGVVWVAVDGGDAPLGVAELAVVDTATADLDKLFVDPGAMGAGVGAALLRFVAAEAGRGGRRVMTVLADPNAAPFYERMGARFQRMAPSDSIPGRELPLYVFDVGGPP; this is encoded by the coding sequence ATGGCGCGGACGCCCTTCACGATCCGTCCGGCGCGCGCCGACGAGGCGGCGGCGCTGACCGCGCTCTGCGTCCGCGCCAAGGGCCATTGGGGCTACGACGCCGCCTTCATGGAAATGTCGGCGCGTGCGCTCGCCGTGTCGGCGGCGGATATCGAGGCGGGCGTGGTCTGGGTCGCCGTCGATGGCGGCGACGCGCCGCTGGGCGTCGCCGAGCTGGCGGTGGTCGACACGGCGACGGCCGATCTCGACAAGCTGTTCGTCGATCCCGGGGCGATGGGCGCCGGCGTCGGCGCGGCGTTGCTGCGCTTCGTCGCCGCGGAGGCCGGTCGCGGCGGACGCCGTGTCATGACGGTTCTCGCCGACCCGAACGCCGCGCCGTTCTACGAGCGCATGGGCGCGCGGTTCCAGCGCATGGCGCCGTCCGACTCCATTCCCGGCCGCGAGCTGCCGTTGTATGTGTTCGACGTGGGAGGGCCGCCATGA
- a CDS encoding carboxymuconolactone decarboxylase family protein — translation MFNKGLAIRRQVLGKAYVDNSLANADEFMMAFQEITTEYCWGYAWSRPGISKKQRSMLNLAMLAALNRGPELRLHINGALTNGVTKDEMKEIFLQVAIYCGIPASLDAFKTAKEVFKERGV, via the coding sequence ATGTTCAACAAGGGGCTGGCGATCCGCCGCCAGGTGCTGGGCAAGGCCTACGTCGACAACTCGCTGGCCAACGCCGACGAGTTCATGATGGCGTTCCAGGAGATCACCACGGAGTATTGCTGGGGCTACGCGTGGAGCCGGCCGGGCATCAGCAAGAAGCAGCGCTCGATGCTGAACCTCGCGATGCTGGCGGCGCTGAACCGCGGCCCCGAGCTGCGCCTGCACATCAACGGCGCGCTGACCAACGGCGTCACCAAGGACGAGATGAAGGAGATCTTCCTCCAGGTCGCGATCTATTGCGGCATCCCGGCCTCGCTCGACGCCTTCAAGACCGCGAAGGAGGTCTTCAAGGAGCGCGGCGTCTGA
- a CDS encoding MFS transporter has product MSPRASIAAIITARALRAFADGLVSVLLPIHLLALGYDAVAVGAVATATLLGSAAVTLSVGLWARRLPLRAVLLAGCALMVATGLAFFAIDALWAMLVIAVIGTLNPSTGDVSLFLPLEQARLADLVPADKRTSVYARYSLVAAMAGALGTLAAGWPAMRGIDARWGFMGYVVVGLVLAAIYARLPLPAAAPETAAPPSGGLSPATRKPILILSGLFCVDAFGGGFVLQSLMALWLFDRFGMSVEAATQALFTMNVLGGLSHLAAPWVARRLGLVNTMVFTHLPANLCLALAPFAPTLGIALALLFVRASLSSMDVAPRAALIMSLVPPEERAAATSVTAVPRALASAGAPIVAGWLLAASPFGWFAVVGGGLKAVYDILLLLVGRRLMRGRDDGN; this is encoded by the coding sequence ATGTCGCCCCGCGCCTCGATCGCCGCGATCATCACGGCCCGCGCGCTGCGCGCGTTCGCGGACGGACTGGTGAGCGTGCTGCTGCCGATCCATCTGCTGGCGCTGGGCTACGACGCGGTGGCGGTCGGCGCCGTCGCGACGGCGACCCTGCTGGGTTCCGCGGCGGTGACCCTGTCGGTCGGGCTGTGGGCGCGGCGCCTCCCGCTGCGCGCCGTGCTGCTGGCGGGCTGCGCCTTGATGGTCGCGACCGGATTGGCGTTCTTCGCCATCGACGCGCTGTGGGCGATGCTCGTCATCGCCGTGATCGGCACGCTCAATCCGTCGACCGGCGACGTGAGCTTGTTCCTGCCGCTGGAACAGGCGCGGCTGGCAGATCTCGTGCCGGCGGACAAGCGGACCTCGGTCTACGCCCGCTATAGCCTCGTGGCGGCGATGGCCGGCGCGCTCGGCACGCTGGCGGCCGGGTGGCCGGCGATGCGTGGCATCGACGCGCGCTGGGGCTTCATGGGCTACGTCGTGGTCGGTCTTGTTCTGGCGGCGATCTACGCGCGCCTTCCGCTGCCGGCGGCCGCGCCGGAAACCGCCGCGCCGCCGTCCGGTGGATTGTCGCCGGCGACGCGCAAGCCGATCCTGATCCTGTCCGGTCTGTTCTGCGTCGACGCGTTCGGCGGCGGCTTCGTGCTCCAGTCGCTGATGGCGTTGTGGCTGTTCGACCGCTTCGGCATGTCGGTCGAGGCCGCGACGCAGGCGTTGTTCACCATGAACGTGCTCGGCGGCTTGTCGCATCTCGCCGCGCCGTGGGTCGCGCGCCGGCTGGGGCTGGTGAACACGATGGTGTTCACGCACCTGCCGGCCAATCTCTGTCTCGCCCTGGCGCCGTTCGCGCCGACGCTCGGGATCGCGCTGGCGCTGCTGTTCGTGCGCGCCAGCCTGTCGTCGATGGACGTCGCGCCGCGCGCGGCGTTGATCATGTCGCTGGTGCCGCCGGAGGAGCGCGCCGCGGCGACCAGCGTCACCGCGGTGCCGCGCGCGCTTGCCTCGGCCGGCGCGCCGATCGTGGCGGGGTGGCTGTTGGCGGCGTCGCCGTTCGGCTGGTTCGCGGTGGTAGGCGGCGGATTGAAGGCGGTCTACGATATTCTGCTGCTGCTCGTCGGCCGTCGCCTCATGCGCGGCCGCGACGACGGAAATTGA